One Brassica napus cultivar Da-Ae chromosome C4, Da-Ae, whole genome shotgun sequence genomic region harbors:
- the LOC106374948 gene encoding DExH-box ATP-dependent RNA helicase DExH6-like — MCSTKRETCKIVCTQPRRISAMSVSERISCERGESIGDNIGYKVRLQSKGGRHSSVVFCTNGILLRVLVGKGSVSYVSDITHIIVDEIHERDCYSDFMLAIIRDLLPSNPHLRLILMSATLDAERFSGYFGGCPVVRVPGFTHPVRSLYLEDVLSILKPGGDNHLCSTNMSIPDQKLDLTVEAKLALDEASILFKVRHPRENLPPHLGASMHAIACILSYDGHVGVSSPPESMGSKHSRTEMYETGGWEEKPNSFLNSLFWSLSLKENKPSSPQRNRNRQHSFNTSPAEASSMPRQQNNNQRKPKSANNADPGKKKEKVFVSQTNGIHQHDAATTTKQPKHKSPNSLVSGNKKDNMASDHVGGNQQPNTAPRKAAISMAKHQNIKKTKTRSGNTSDSGKKKSVYVPKIDLKMQRETRREMHEEPRVIVFGPMEADKFMYKPIYVGWLLHFFWWVLGTNNFISIS, encoded by the exons ATGTGCTCAACCAAAAGAGAAACTTGCAAAATTGTTTGCACCCAACCTCGTCGTATCTCCGCCATGTCAG TTTCTGAAAGAATATCCTGCGAAAGAGGTGAAAGCATTGGAGACAACATTGGTTACAAG GTGCGGTTGCAGAGCAAAGGTGGAAGGCACTCATCAGTTGTTTTCTGCACCAATGGCATTCTCCTGAGGGTGCTTGTAGGAAAAGGCTCTGTTAGCTATGTCTCCGACATAACTCACATCATTGTG GATGAAATCCATGAAAGGGATTGCTACTCCGATTTCATGTTGGCAATTATAAG GGACTTGCTTCCATCAAATCCTCATCTCCGTCTG ATTCTAATGAGTGCTACGCTTGATGCTGAGAGATTTTCGGGATATTTTGGAGGTTGCCCTGTTGTCCGTGTCCCTGGATTCACACATCCA GTGAGATCCCTATATTTGGAGGATGTGCTCTCTATTCTGAAACCAGGTGGAGATAACCATCTATGCTCTACCAACATGAGTATACCCGaccagaagcttgatttgactGTTGAAGCTAAACTTGCTTTAGATGAAGCATCCATCTTGTTCAAA GTAAGACATCCACGGGAAAATTTGCCGCCTCATCTTGGAGCTTCTATGCATGCAATAGCTTGCATTCTCTCATATGATGGTCATGTGGGAGTTTCATCTCCACCGGAGTCTATGGGGTCAAAACATTCAAGGACTGAGATGTATGAAACTGGTGGTTGGGAAGAGAAACCAaactctttccttaactctctCTTTTGGTCTCTGAGTCTGAAAGAAAACaagccttcttctccacagaGGAATAGGAACCGTCAGCATAGCTTCAACACGTCTCCAGCAGAAGCTTCATCGATGCCTAGGCAGCAAAACAATAATCAGAGAAAGCCCAAATCAGCCAACAATGCTGATCCGggtaagaagaaagagaaagtgTTTGTTAGTCAGACCAATGGGATTCACCAACATGACGCTGCAACTACCACTAAGCAACCGAAACATAAATCACCCAACAGTTTGGTCTCGGGTAACAAGAAAGATAACATGGCTTCTGATCATGTTGGTGGGAATCAGCAACCAAACACAGCACCAAGAAAAGCTGCTATATCGATGGCTAAgcatcaaaacatcaagaaaaccAAGACAAGGTCAGGCAACACCTCGGATTCCGGTAAGAAGAAAAGCGTGTATGTTCCAAAGATTGATCTTAAAATGCAACGGGAGACCAGAAGGGAAATGCATGAAGAGCCAAGGGTTATTGTTTTTGGTCCCATGGAGGCAGATAAGTTTATGTATAAACCAATCTATGTTGGATGGCTCCTCCATTTTTTTTGGTGGGTCCTTGGGACTAATAACTTTATAAGTATATCATGA
- the LOC106359316 gene encoding pentatricopeptide repeat-containing protein At2g30780-like encodes MEETYESVKDQKAVEGRVEKIESLLSLLSGEEEYYPWLNVLLIRLYVQEDILESMERRIDEAFERNTCVNKSSIMRAITAAYFRCNEVDSLVKFVKRAESAGWKLCRSLYHCKIMMYGSQKRFEEMEGAVNEMGESNYGIVTKTFAIMCKAYKSLGMESNAEKVMGKMLKHGYLCAPKTSLTQASLDEPQLA; translated from the exons ATGGAGGAAACGTATGAATCGGTTAAGgatcag AAAGCTGTCGAGGGTAGAGTCGAAAAGATTGAGAGTTTGTTGAGTCTTCTCTCTGGGGAGGAGGAGTATTATCCTTGGTTGAATGTGCTTTTGATTCGGCTCTATGTTCAAGAAGACATTCTGGAATCTATGGAGAGGAGAATCGACGAAGCGTTCGAGCGTAACACGTGTGTTAATAAGTCCAGTATCATGCGGGCAATCACTGCAGCTTACTTCAGGTGTAATGAAGTTGACAGTCTCGTTAAATTTGTTAAGCGTGCTGAGTCTGCTGGGTGGAAGCTATGCAGATCTCTCTACCACTGTAAGATAATGATGTATGGGTCGCAAAAACGCTTTGAAGAGATGGAAGGTGCTGTGAATGAGATGGGAGAGAGTAATTATGGGATTGTGACTAAAACGTTTGCGATTATGTGTAAGGCTTATAAAAGTCTTGGAATGGAGTCAAATGCTGAGAAAGTGATGGGAAAGATGCTGAAACATGGGTATCTATGTGCTCCAAAAACAAGTTTAACTCAAGCGAGTTTAGATGAACCTCAACTTGCGTAA
- the LOC106374937 gene encoding oxygen-evolving enhancer protein 2-1, chloroplastic-like, which translates to MAYSACFLHQSALSSTERSPSFPSSLRHMSFSRPVHVVCRAQQVQEDVNSAVSRRLALTFLVGAAAVGSKVSPADAAYGEAANVFGKPKKNTDFMPYNGEGFKIEIPSKWNPSKEVEYPGQVLRYEDNFDATSNVSVMITPTDKKTIADYGSPEQFLSQVSYLLGKQAYFGETASEGGFDANAVATANILETSTQEVGGKKYYYLSVLTRTADGDEGGKHQLITATVNGGKLYICKAQAGDKRWFKGARKFVENAATSFSVA; encoded by the exons ATGGCTTACAGCGCATGCTTCTTGCACCAGAGTGCACTTTCCTCCACCGAACGGTCACCTTCCTTCCCTTCGTCCCTTCGTCACATGTCCTTCTCAAGACCCGTCCATGTAGTATGCAGAGCTCAACAGGTTCAAGAAGACGTTAACTCCGCCGTCTCCCGTCGTCTTGCCCTCACCTTCCTCGTAGGTGCTGCCGCGGTTGGATCCAAAGTCTCTCCTGCTGATGCTGCCTATGGTGAAGCCG CAAATGTATTTGGTAAGCCAAAGAAGAACACAGACTTCATGCCGTACAATGGAGAAGGATTCAAAATAGAGATCCCATCAAAGTGGAACCCAAGCAAAGAAGTTGAGTATCCAGGACAAGTCCTAAGGTATGAAGACAACTTTGATGCCACCAGTAACGTCTCTGTGATGATCACTCCTACAGACAAGAAAACCATTGCTGATTACGGTTCTCCTGAACAGTTCCTTTCTCAG GTCAGTTATCTCCTTGGAAAGCAAGCTTACTTCGGCGAGACCGCCTCTGAG GGAGGGTTTGATGCAAATGCAGTAGCAACTGCGAACATTCTGGAGACGTCTACACAAGAGGTTGGTGGGAAGAAGTACTATTACTTGTCGGTTTTGACAAGAACAGCTGATGGAGATGAAGGTGGGAAGCATCAACTTATCACAGCTACTGTGAATGGTGGAAAGCTTTACATATGTAAAGCACAAGCAGGAGACAAGAGGTGGTTTAAAGGAGCTAGGAAGTTCGTCGAGAATGCTGCTACTTCCTTCAGTGTCGCATGA